TATTAACAAAACAATGCCATAAAATTTACTGTGAAAAACTATTTTTCCCTTTTTTATAATATAGCAAAAACCAATAAAAATAACAAAGAAAGGCAGTATAAAAGCGCCAAAGCCAAATAACGCTATTAAAAGTTTTTTTGTAAATTGTCCCACTATCCCCGCAGAAGAAGATGCAAATACGCTAAAAAGAGAGAGTATTCCTATAGTTATATAAATCAATCCTTTAATATCATGATTACTTTTTGAATTTGTTTTCTTCTTTGCCAAAGCCGTCACCTCCTTATTAAATATTCTACAAAGCTTTAAAATTTCCTTTAGAATAATTAAATAATAGTTATTAACACATAAATTAACCATAGGAAAATTCCTATGGTTTAGAAGTCTTATTTTTTTCATCTATAAGAGAGTCGAGCTTGCTTAGAGCATCGTGAATACCACCCACTTGATCTATCAAACCATATTCTACAGCTTGCTTTCCTATTAATATTGTACCCATATCATTAAGAAGTTCATCTGTTTGAAGCATCAACTTTCTTAAAGTATCTCTGTCTACGTTGCTTGTTCTGGTGATAAATTCTATTATTCTTTCCTGCATCTTATTAAAATACTCAAATGTTTGAGGAACACCAATTATAAGACCATTCATTCTAATAGGATGAATTATCATTGTTGCCGATGGTGATATAAAGGAATAATCAGCAGATGTCGCCAATGGAACACCTATGGAGTGTCCTCCACCTATAACCAGAGATACAGTAGGCTTACTTAGACTTCTTATCATCTCAGAAATTGCCAGGCCAGCTTCAACATCTCCACCCACTGTGTTTAATATTATCAGAACACCCTCTACTCTATCATTTGTTTCTATTGAAATTAGCTGAGGTATTACGTGCTCATATTTTGTTGCTTTAGTCTGGGGCGGAAGCATTAAATGACCTTCAACCTGACCTATAATAGGCAGTATTTGTACCCTTTCATCAGGTCTAGGTACACTGGCCACTCCTAGCTCTTTAATATTTTCAATCTCTTTATCTTTTTTTACATTTTCTTCAGACATATACATTCCTCCTAATTCAAAACTAGTTTTTACATTAAGAGAAATATATATTCATTTTATCTTAACCTAAATTAAATTCTTTATGAAGAGCTGCTATAGCACTTTGAGTATTATTAGACTCAACCAGACACCAAATTGTGGTATGGGAGTCTGCAGTTTGCAGCACCTCTATATTAGCCTTAGTTAAAGCCTTTAAAATCCTAGCCATTACACCGGGTACTCCCCTTATTCTGCTTCCTATAAGCGCTATCTTGCTGCAGCTGCTTATAAAAGAATACTTTATGCCCAAAGACTGCATTATCTGTTCAAATTTATTCATATCTTTTGAATCAATAGTGAAAATACTTTCTTTTGGAAACACATTTATAAGATCAATGCTTATCATGTTTTCTGCAAGAATTTCAAGAAGATTATCGGAATTCTTATTATCGATATTGTCTAAGAGGCTAACTCTAATTTGAACTCTATTTCCCATATGAGTAATGCCTGTCATGATATTTTCAATGTTCATAGCTCCTACGCTATTAATTACAGTACCTTCACAGTTTGATAAGGTATTTTTAATAACTAATGGTATGTTTCCCCTCATAGCAATATCAACAGCTCTTGGATGTATAACTTTTGCTCCCTGGTCTGCAAATTGAAATACTTCGTTGTAACTCATTTCTTTAATTAGGGATGCTTCAGGTACAATTCTTGGATCTGCAGTCATTATACCGTCAACATCTGTATAAATGTGAATTTCATCAGCATTTAAAGCTACTCCTAAAAGAGAGGCGGTAACATCACTCCCGCCCCTTCCAAGGGTTGTTATAAAGCCGCTTTCACTTTGTCCCTGAAAACCTGCAACTACAGGAATCTCTTTAAGTTTTAGGATACTCATTAAATTAGTATTATCAACCCTTAAAACTGAAGCATTATTATAATTATCATTTGTAATGATGCCCGCCTGACCGCCAGTTAAAGGTATAGCTTTTATCCCAGCTTTGCTTAATTCATCGCTCATTACTACAGTACTTATAGTTTCACCGCAACTCATAAGTAAGTCTGCTGCTAGCGGATTAGTTTCCTTAAATTTTTCACTAATTAAGGATAGCAAAGTGTCTGTAGCATAGGGTTCTCCCTTTCTCCCCATTGCTGAAACAACTATAACAGGTGTATAGCCTTCCTCAACAGCTTTCACTATTTTATCAACTACTAAAAGTCTTCTTTCATGAGTAGATACGGATGTGCCACCAAATTTCTGTACTAATATCTTCATTTCATACCTCCATCACACCCTGGTTTTTTTAAGTATACTCTCCTCAGCATCAATAATAATTGTTCTTGATCCAATCTTTTTTATATATTCCCAAGGCACTTCTATGAATTCATTGCCACCAAATAAACTAAATCTGCTTCTTGTATCGTTTAAAATAAGAAACTTAAAATTCCCCTGCTCATCAATTACAATATCGTTGCTTGACAGATAGTTGTATTTTTCACCGTCATTAATGTTTATTATCTCATATCTTTCCATTTCACTAAAGTATTTAACATTATCACTCATTTTGTTTCCTCCTTTATTATCCTTCCTTAAATAAATCTATAATAAATATAGTATGAAGGAAAACAAAGGTTTATTACTAAAGCCCTGTGGAACCAAAGCCATTTGAGCCTCTTAATGAAGCGTCAATTTCTTCCACAAGTTCTACAACAGGAATCTCAACTTTATTAAACACCATCTGAGCAATTCTGTCTCCTCTTTTTATAACAAAATTCTCATTGCTTAGGTTTATGAGAACAGCACTAATTTCTCCTCTGTAATCCCAATCAATGGTTCCAGGCGCATTTAAAAGCGTTATTCCATAATTAGCTGCTAGACCGCTTCGTGG
The genomic region above belongs to Clostridium swellfunianum and contains:
- a CDS encoding ClpP family protease encodes the protein MSEENVKKDKEIENIKELGVASVPRPDERVQILPIIGQVEGHLMLPPQTKATKYEHVIPQLISIETNDRVEGVLIILNTVGGDVEAGLAISEMIRSLSKPTVSLVIGGGHSIGVPLATSADYSFISPSATMIIHPIRMNGLIIGVPQTFEYFNKMQERIIEFITRTSNVDRDTLRKLMLQTDELLNDMGTILIGKQAVEYGLIDQVGGIHDALSKLDSLIDEKNKTSKP
- the dapG gene encoding aspartate kinase, translated to MKILVQKFGGTSVSTHERRLLVVDKIVKAVEEGYTPVIVVSAMGRKGEPYATDTLLSLISEKFKETNPLAADLLMSCGETISTVVMSDELSKAGIKAIPLTGGQAGIITNDNYNNASVLRVDNTNLMSILKLKEIPVVAGFQGQSESGFITTLGRGGSDVTASLLGVALNADEIHIYTDVDGIMTADPRIVPEASLIKEMSYNEVFQFADQGAKVIHPRAVDIAMRGNIPLVIKNTLSNCEGTVINSVGAMNIENIMTGITHMGNRVQIRVSLLDNIDNKNSDNLLEILAENMISIDLINVFPKESIFTIDSKDMNKFEQIMQSLGIKYSFISSCSKIALIGSRIRGVPGVMARILKALTKANIEVLQTADSHTTIWCLVESNNTQSAIAALHKEFNLG
- a CDS encoding YlmC/YmxH family sporulation protein, which codes for MSDNVKYFSEMERYEIININDGEKYNYLSSNDIVIDEQGNFKFLILNDTRSRFSLFGGNEFIEVPWEYIKKIGSRTIIIDAEESILKKTRV
- the dut gene encoding dUTP diphosphatase — encoded protein: MQLLLKIKKVKGYEDLPTPKFMTSGSVGMDLFAAIDEEIILSPLERKKVPVGICIELPKGYEAQVRPRSGLAANYGITLLNAPGTIDWDYRGEISAVLINLSNENFVIKRGDRIAQMVFNKVEIPVVELVEEIDASLRGSNGFGSTGL